One Paracoccaceae bacterium genomic region harbors:
- the dctP gene encoding TRAP transporter substrate-binding protein DctP, which translates to MTTRRKFLTTGALAAGATTLAAPAVLGQAPIRWRLQTYAGAALGEQVVKPAIDNFNKIAAGQMEIELYFADQLVPTGELFQAMQRGTIDAVQSDDDSMASPTEVTVFGGYFPLGLRYSLDVPVLFNQYGLNEIWDEEYSKVGVKHISAGAWDPCHFSTKDPINSLADLQGKRVFTFPTAGRFLSQFGVVPVTLPWEDIEVAVQTGELDGIAWSGITEVYTVGWSNVTNYFLTNNISGAWIGHFFANMDRWNELPENLQTLMRVCFEQSHYYRQHWYWGGEANLRVNGPKLQLTTIPDAEWATVEAAAVKFWDEIAAESPTKAKVVEIIKTYNDQMQKAGRPYRFG; encoded by the coding sequence ATGACGACAAGACGGAAGTTCCTCACGACCGGCGCGCTTGCGGCGGGGGCGACGACGCTGGCGGCGCCTGCGGTTCTGGGCCAGGCACCGATCCGCTGGCGGTTGCAGACCTATGCGGGGGCGGCCCTGGGCGAGCAGGTGGTGAAGCCCGCCATCGACAACTTCAACAAGATCGCCGCCGGCCAGATGGAGATCGAACTGTATTTCGCCGATCAGCTGGTTCCCACGGGCGAGCTGTTCCAGGCGATGCAGCGCGGCACCATCGACGCGGTGCAGTCGGATGACGACAGCATGGCCAGCCCGACCGAGGTGACGGTGTTCGGCGGCTATTTCCCGCTGGGCCTGCGCTACAGCCTGGATGTGCCGGTGCTGTTCAACCAGTACGGCCTGAACGAGATCTGGGACGAGGAATACTCCAAGGTGGGCGTCAAGCACATCTCGGCCGGGGCCTGGGACCCCTGCCATTTCTCGACCAAGGACCCGATCAACAGCCTTGCCGACCTTCAGGGCAAGCGGGTGTTCACCTTCCCCACAGCGGGCCGGTTCCTGAGCCAGTTCGGCGTCGTCCCCGTGACCCTGCCCTGGGAGGATATCGAGGTCGCGGTGCAGACCGGCGAACTGGACGGCATCGCCTGGTCGGGGATCACCGAGGTCTACACGGTGGGCTGGTCGAACGTGACCAACTACTTCCTGACGAACAACATCTCGGGCGCCTGGATCGGGCATTTCTTTGCCAACATGGACCGCTGGAACGAGCTGCCGGAAAACCTGCAGACGCTGATGCGGGTGTGTTTCGAGCAGTCGCACTATTACCGCCAGCACTGGTACTGGGGCGGCGAGGCGAACCTGCGGGTGAACGGGCCGAAGCTGCAACTGACCACGATCCCCGATGCCGAATGGGCGACGGTCGAGGCGGCGGCGGTGAAGTTCTGGGACGAGATCGCGGCCGAGAGCCCGACCAAGGCCAAGGTGGTCGAGATCATCAAGACCTACAACGACCAGATGCAGAAGGCGGGCCGCCCCTACCGCTTCGGCTGA